The Amycolatopsis jiangsuensis nucleotide sequence GCGTGTCTTCGGAGAACACCACCGTGCAGGGCGGAGTGCCCGGGCCGTGGTACGACCGGCTGCCGCACTTCCGGGTCGGCTTCGCCCCGAGCGTCGGCGCGGAACTGCAAAGCGAGTACTTCGTCCCCCGCGCGCACGCCGCGGCCGCCTTCGACGCGTTGCGCGGCATCGGCGACCGGATCGCCGAACTCGTCCTGGTCTCGGAAATCCGCACGCTCGCCGCCGACGACCTGTGGCTGAGCCCCGGCTACGGCGGCGACCGGGTGGCACTGCACTTCACCTGGCAGCACCGCCAGCCGGAAGTCGAGGCACTGCTGCCGCTGCTGGAAGAACGGCTGCGCCCGTTCGGCGTCCGCGCGCACTGGGGGAAGCTGCTGCACGGCTCGCCCCTGGAAGAAGGACATTCCGGGTTGCCGAAGTTCCGCGCCCTCGCGCAGCGGCTGGATCCGGACGGGAAGTTCCGCAATCCCTTCCTGGACCGGCTCGTGTTCGGCGAACCCGCCTGACCGGGTCCCGGGGCTCTGTCCGGCGAGCCCGGCTGACGGATCGGTGCCCATCAGGCTCTCCGCCGCGGCGGATCAGCCGTCTGCCAGGTCTCCGCCACGCGGCCGATCAGCCGCGGCGGGCGGCCCGGGCGATCATTCCCGCCAGGTCGGCCACCAGGGCCGGATCGTCCGGGAGCTGTCCGGTGGCCACCCGCAGATGGGGCTCGCCCGGATTCCCGGAGTGCCCGCGGCTGCCGGCGCCGGCGGAAACCCCCTTCGCAGCCAGCGCGATCAGGGTGTGGGACTCCTCGGCCACCGGCACCCACAGGACGAGCCCGTCGCGGGCCCGCACCGTGATTCCCTGCTCCCGCAAGGCTTCCGCCAGCGCGACCCGCCGGTCCTCGTAACGACGGCGGGCGCGGCGCAGCAGTTCCACCGAGCTCGGATCGGTGAGCAGGAAGGCCTGCGCGTCCTGCAGGATGCGGCTCGACCAGCCGGCACCGGGGCCGCGGTGGCGGCGGACCTGGTCGATCAGCGGCGCCGGGCCGCCGAGGACGCAGCTGCGCAGTTCCGTGCCGAACGCCGTGCAGTACGACCGCACGTGCACGACCCGGCCGGGCAGCCGTGGGCCGAGGCTGACCGGCGGCGCGGCGGCGAGTGGACCGAAGTCGTCGTCCTCGATCACCACCATGTCCTCTTCGGACAGTACCGCGGCGAGTTCGGCGACGCGCTCCGCCGGCACCGAGTGTCCCAGCGGGGTCTGCGCACGCGTCTGGTAGACGAACGCGACCGGGCGATGCGCGAGCGCCGCGGCCAGCGCGGCAGGGGCAGGCCCGTCGTCGTCACAGCGCACCGGGACCACGTGGATGCGGGAGCGGCGCAGGACGTCCAGCAGCCACGGAGCGGTCGGCTCCTCCAGCGCGATGACATCACCCGGGCGCGCCACGGCCTGGCACACCAGCAGGACACCGTCCTGACCGCCGGCCGCGATCGTCCACGCCTCGGCCGGCGACGGCCACGTCGGGCGGACCGCGGCCCGCAGCCGCGAAGTGACCGAGTCGTGGCCGCCGATCCGTTCCGTGTGGACACCCGCGGCCACCGCGTCTTCCAGCGGGGGCAGCAGGGCCGGATCGGGCAGCCCGTGTTCCAGGTCCACCGTCTGCCATCCCGCGAACGCCTGACCGGGTGCCGGGCCGGTGGGCGGTTCGAGCACGATCGTGCCGCGGCGGCGGCCGGTGCCGATCAGGCCGGCGGTGCGCAGCTGCGACCAGGCCTCGGCGATCGTCGTGGGGCTCACCGAAAGCTCGGCGGCCAGCGCCCGCACCGTCGGCAGCCGGGTACCGGGCGGCACCTCGCCGTCACGGATCAGGCCCGACACCGTGCCCGCGACACCTCGCGCGGTCCGCTCACCGATCCGGGAGACCAGCCAGCCCAGCCCGACCGGCGCTGTCGTCGCGAGCTCGCCCGTGGCCACGCACCGGCTCCCCTCGTCCCGCCGAATCCGCCAATTTCTGTCGAAACCCGAAGCTAGAGCGGCAACGGCACGCGGCAAAGGCGTTTCACATCCTGGTTCCTGCGCCCGGCATGATCCGGTACAAAAGGACAGCCGGTGAGCTGCGCCACCGGCGGCCGGGCGGTCTTCGAAAACCCCGGCCATCAGGTTAGGCTAACCTTTATGAGTGACCCCTGGCCGGACGCACCGGCACTCACCGGCACCGGTCTGACCCTCGGCTACGGCGCCGAACCGGTGGTGCACGACGCGGGCGTCACGCTGCGCCCCGGCGCGGTCACCGCCCTGATCGGCCCGAACGGATCCGGCAAGTCGACGCTGCTGCGCTCGCTGGCCCGGCTGCACCGCCCGGCCGCGGGCACCGTGACCATCCCGGGCGGCGAGGGCGCGCCGGTCGACGCGCTCGCCTTGTCCGCCAAGGGCTTCGCCCGCCGGGTCACGCTGCTGACGCAGTCTCGTCCGACGCCCGGCGGGGTGCGGGTACGGGACGTGGTGACCTACGGACGCCATCCGCACCGTGGCCGGTTCGGCTCCGGCGACCCGGAGGGGCCTGCCGTCGTCGAGGAGGCCATGCGGCTCACCGGCGTCGCGGAGATGGCCGCACGCCCGGTCGGCGAGCTGTCCGGCGGGGAGCTGCAGCGGGTCTGGCTCGCCACCTGCTTCGCCCAGGACACCGGAGTGGTGCTGCTGGACGAGCCGACCACCTTCCTCGACCTGCGTTACCAGGTCGAAACCCTCGACCTGGTGCGTGATCTCGCCGACGAGCACGGCGTCGCGGTCGGCGTGGTACTGCACGACCTCGACCAGGCCGCGGCGGTGGCCGACGAGCTGGTGTTGCTGTCCCACGGCACCGTGCGCGCCACCGGCCGCCCGGCCGAGGTGCTCACTCCCGACCTGCTCACCGAGGTCTACGGCCTGCGCATCGACGTGCACGTGGACGAGGACGGACAGGTGCGCACCCGGCCGGTCGGCAAGCACACCACCCGTTCACGCCCGGCCCGCTCCGCCTGAATCCCGTCCCGCAAGTGCCGGCCCCGAAAACACCGTCCCGCAAGCGTCATCCCACCCATGCCGGCCCCAAAAGCCCCGACAAGAAGGAAAACCCGTGTCCCCTCTCGCCCGAGCCACCCGGAGACCGTTCGTGAAGGCGGCCGCTGCCGTCCTGGTCGTGCTCTTCGCCGCCGCGTGCGGCACCACCGAAGCGCCGGCCACCGCGGACGGATCCACCGCCGCCAAGCCCTCCGGTCCGGTCACGATCACCGACGAACGCGGCCAGGTGCGCCTGCCCGCCCCCGCGGCGAAGATCGTGTCCCTGGAATGGGGCCTGACGGAGAACCTGCTGGCCCTCGGCGTGAAACCGATCGGCGCGGCGGACGTGAAGAACTACAACATCTACGACCGGGTGGCCCCGCTGGACGCGGGCACCCCGGACGTCGGCACCCGCGGTGAGCCGAGCACCGACGCGATCGTCGCGCTGCACCCGGATCTCGTGGTCGCGACGACGGATCTGCCGGAGAACGTCCTCGCCCAGATCGCCGGCCAGGTGCCGGTGCTCGCGCTGCGCGGTTCGGACCCGGCGGACCCGATCGGCTACCTGCGGCACACCGTGACCACCCTGGCCGAGGCGACCGGCACCCAGGACAAGGGGCGCGAGGTACTGTCCGGATTGGACTCCAGCGTGACCGCGGGCAAGGAAAAGCTCGCCAAGGCGGGCAAGACCGGCGCGCCGTTCACGATGGCCGACGGCTACGCCACCTCCGGTACCGTCACCGTCCGGATGTACACGCCGGGCTCGTTCCTCGGTGGCGTCGCGAAGGAACTCGGCCTGGCCAACCAGTGGACCGAGGGCGGCGACAAGGTCTACGGCCTGGCCTCCACCGACGTCGAAGGCCTCACCAAGATCACCGACCCGGCGACCACGTTCCTCTACACCGCCAGTGACAGCGAGGGCGACGTGTTCAAGCAGAACCTCGCCGACAACGCGGTGTGGAAGCAGCAGCCCTTCGTGAAAGCCGGGCACGTGCACCGGATTCCGGACGGGATCTGGATGTTCGGCGGTCCGAAGGCAGCGTCCGCGTACGTGGACGCGGTCGTCGACGCGCTGACCTGATGCCTGCTTCGGTGCAGACGCCAGCCAGGCCCGCGGCACCGTCGCGGATCCGTTGGGGCGCACCGGCCGTCTTCGTGGCCGGGATCGTGGCGCTGGCCGTGCTGTCGGCAGTGCATCTGCTGCAGGGCAGCGCGCACATCGGCATCGGCGAGCTGCTGCACGCGATTCTTCCCGGCGAGGACAGCGACGCCCGCAGCCAGGCTGTGGCGGTGCTGCTGGCGAGTCGGCTGCCCCGGCTCGCCGCAGCGCTGCTCGTCGGGCTGGCGCTCGGATTCTCCGGCTGTGTCCTGCAATCGGTCGCGCGCAACTCGCTCACCTCGCCGGACACCCTGGCGGTCAACGCGGGCGCGTACGTGACGGTGGTCGCGGTCTCGGCGTTCGGCGTCGCCCTGCCGTTCTACTTGACCGGCTCGGTGGCCTTCGCCGGTGGGCTGGTGGCTGCCGGGCTCGTGATGCTCGTGGCGCGCGGCGGCGCGGGTGGCCCGGCCCGGCTGGTGCTCGCGGGGTCGGCGATCGCGCTCGCGCTCAACGCGCTCACCACCGTGCTGCTGATGGTGTTCCAGGAGAAGACCACGGGGCTGTTCGCCTGGGGCAGCGGTACGACTGTCCAATCCGGACTGACGCAGGTCGGCCTCGCCGCCCCGGTGATCGCCGCCGGGGTGCTCGGCACGCTCCTGCTCGCCGGCCGGCTCGACGTACTCGGGCTCGGCGACGACCAGGCCCGAGTGCTGGGCATCGACGTGCGCCGCACCCGCGTGCTCTCGGTCGGGCTGGCTGTGCTGCTCGCGGCGGTCGCGGTGACCGTCGCCGGGCCGATCGGGTTCGCCGGGCTGTGCGCGCCGGTGATCGCCCGGCTCGTCGCGGGACGGGTACCCGGACTCGGCCGGCATCCCCTGCTGCTCCCGCTCGCGGGGCTGACCGGCGCGCTGGTCGTGGTCACCGCGGACGTCCTGCTGCGCGCGCTGGTTCCCGCGGACCTCGCGACCGCGGTGCCGACCGGCGTGGTGACCACCCTCGCCGGCGCGGTCGTGCTGGTGTGGCTGGCTCGCCGCCGGCTCTCGGGAGACGTCCGCGCGCAGGCAGCGCACGGCACCGTGCGGTCGGGCCGGTGGGTCGCGGTGACCGGGGTCGTGCTCGGGATCGCGGTCGCCGGCGCGTTCGTCGCGGCGCTGCTGCTCGGCGACCGGCTCGTGCTGCT carries:
- a CDS encoding aminotransferase class I/II-fold pyridoxal phosphate-dependent enzyme: MATGELATTAPVGLGWLVSRIGERTARGVAGTVSGLIRDGEVPPGTRLPTVRALAAELSVSPTTIAEAWSQLRTAGLIGTGRRRGTIVLEPPTGPAPGQAFAGWQTVDLEHGLPDPALLPPLEDAVAAGVHTERIGGHDSVTSRLRAAVRPTWPSPAEAWTIAAGGQDGVLLVCQAVARPGDVIALEEPTAPWLLDVLRRSRIHVVPVRCDDDGPAPAALAAALAHRPVAFVYQTRAQTPLGHSVPAERVAELAAVLSEEDMVVIEDDDFGPLAAAPPVSLGPRLPGRVVHVRSYCTAFGTELRSCVLGGPAPLIDQVRRHRGPGAGWSSRILQDAQAFLLTDPSSVELLRRARRRYEDRRVALAEALREQGITVRARDGLVLWVPVAEESHTLIALAAKGVSAGAGSRGHSGNPGEPHLRVATGQLPDDPALVADLAGMIARAARRG
- a CDS encoding ABC transporter ATP-binding protein; amino-acid sequence: MSDPWPDAPALTGTGLTLGYGAEPVVHDAGVTLRPGAVTALIGPNGSGKSTLLRSLARLHRPAAGTVTIPGGEGAPVDALALSAKGFARRVTLLTQSRPTPGGVRVRDVVTYGRHPHRGRFGSGDPEGPAVVEEAMRLTGVAEMAARPVGELSGGELQRVWLATCFAQDTGVVLLDEPTTFLDLRYQVETLDLVRDLADEHGVAVGVVLHDLDQAAAVADELVLLSHGTVRATGRPAEVLTPDLLTEVYGLRIDVHVDEDGQVRTRPVGKHTTRSRPARSA
- a CDS encoding ABC transporter substrate-binding protein; this encodes MSPLARATRRPFVKAAAAVLVVLFAAACGTTEAPATADGSTAAKPSGPVTITDERGQVRLPAPAAKIVSLEWGLTENLLALGVKPIGAADVKNYNIYDRVAPLDAGTPDVGTRGEPSTDAIVALHPDLVVATTDLPENVLAQIAGQVPVLALRGSDPADPIGYLRHTVTTLAEATGTQDKGREVLSGLDSSVTAGKEKLAKAGKTGAPFTMADGYATSGTVTVRMYTPGSFLGGVAKELGLANQWTEGGDKVYGLASTDVEGLTKITDPATTFLYTASDSEGDVFKQNLADNAVWKQQPFVKAGHVHRIPDGIWMFGGPKAASAYVDAVVDALT
- a CDS encoding iron ABC transporter permease, coding for MPASVQTPARPAAPSRIRWGAPAVFVAGIVALAVLSAVHLLQGSAHIGIGELLHAILPGEDSDARSQAVAVLLASRLPRLAAALLVGLALGFSGCVLQSVARNSLTSPDTLAVNAGAYVTVVAVSAFGVALPFYLTGSVAFAGGLVAAGLVMLVARGGAGGPARLVLAGSAIALALNALTTVLLMVFQEKTTGLFAWGSGTTVQSGLTQVGLAAPVIAAGVLGTLLLAGRLDVLGLGDDQARVLGIDVRRTRVLSVGLAVLLAAVAVTVAGPIGFAGLCAPVIARLVAGRVPGLGRHPLLLPLAGLTGALVVVTADVLLRALVPADLATAVPTGVVTTLAGAVVLVWLARRRLSGDVRAQAAHGTVRSGRWVAVTGVVLGIAVAGAFVAALLLGDRLVLLGDVANWWRGVSGTEVTFVLDLRWPRVLAALLGGAALAVAGAIVQAVCRNPLAEPSLLGVTPGASVGAISIVLLVPGIGIWPVMGAAALAAFVTFALVYRLASGGRLSSDRLVLIGVGVSAAASAITTLVAVLGSPWNSNLALTWLSGSTYGRAPGQIVPVALCLLLALPLALSGARTLDLLSLDEDVPRVLGVPMDRARLGFVSLAALLTAAAACAVGALGFVGLVAPHAARALVGSRHTRSLPVAAALGAVLVSVADTLGRTVLAPTQVAAGLVTALIGAPYFGWLLWRSRAIR